The genomic stretch CCGCCTGGGCGATATTGAACGTTGCCCCGCCGATGCAGGCCGCTGCGGCAGATTGTGGAAACAGGCTGCACACGCCCGCCACCGCAGCGCCCACCGGCAAGGGGTTTGCCCATACCGAGGCACGCGGCAAGGCGGTTTGCCCGCGCACGGTTTGCACCAGCAGCACCAGCCAGCCCGCGGCCAGCAGCCCCGCCGAGGCAAACCAATGCACCGTCAGCATGGCATGAAACGCCCGAAATTGCGCCAGTAGCAGCAGATAGGCTTCAGGCGGGCTATGCAGCAGGGTTTGCGCGCTGATGCCCATATAATAAAAGCCCGCATGCCCCAAGGGCGAGAGTGCATAGCCTGCCGAGAGCAGGCACAACACCGCACCTGCCGCCCTGCCGCGCAGCAAACGGCGCACACCGAAAGCCGAAGCCAAATAAAATGGCAGGCTGAAAGTGGCGGGCAACACGCCCCAAAACAGCCGATGTGGCGATCCGGCCAGCATCAGCACTGCCAAATCCACATCGTCGCCCAGGCCTGCGGCCAGTGTGTGCGAAAACAGCGGATACTGCTCTGGCGACTGCACAAAGCCCACCAGCAGCATATCCGCCACTGTCCAACACAGCGCAGCCAACAGGCCGGGCAACAATAATGTGTGTGATTTGGTCATTTTGTGTACTCCGAATGAACTAAAAGCTACCTGAAAATGCAGCACAGCGGAATTTCTGCAAAGCTAAAACGTGGGCTTCAATGAAGCGAA from Eikenella exigua encodes the following:
- a CDS encoding DUF6796 family protein encodes the protein MTKSHTLLLPGLLAALCWTVADMLLVGFVQSPEQYPLFSHTLAAGLGDDVDLAVLMLAGSPHRLFWGVLPATFSLPFYLASAFGVRRLLRGRAAGAVLCLLSAGYALSPLGHAGFYYMGISAQTLLHSPPEAYLLLLAQFRAFHAMLTVHWFASAGLLAAGWLVLLVQTVRGQTALPRASVWANPLPVGAAVAGVCSLFPQSAAAACIGGATFNIAQAVFFASAWYCLYSNRQHQKEHR